A genomic region of Klebsiella sp. RIT-PI-d contains the following coding sequences:
- a CDS encoding YdcF family protein — MTAIFPSLTASTLEAANRLGQWLAQSEPVNGNIDLVVLAGNAVIPSIDAACELAIATSSPLLVSGGIGHSTTYLYAAVARHPRYNTVHTTGRTEAEILAQIARQFWEIPTERVLLECKSTNCGENARFTRQMIEVTGLPATDIAVVQDPTMQRRTMATFAHAWQRMEAPRWVSYPGFVPQLYNSDRGLALVDKEKGLWPVERFLSLISGEIPRLRDDAGGYGPRGKGFISHVTIPADIEQAWQTLKEDVLLTDALKSRSLR; from the coding sequence ATGACAGCTATTTTTCCCTCGTTGACCGCTTCTACGCTCGAGGCCGCTAACCGACTGGGCCAGTGGCTGGCGCAGAGTGAACCCGTTAATGGAAATATCGATCTGGTAGTGCTGGCTGGCAATGCGGTGATCCCGAGTATTGATGCGGCCTGTGAACTGGCGATAGCCACCTCAAGCCCACTGCTGGTAAGCGGTGGCATTGGCCATTCGACCACTTATCTGTACGCCGCGGTTGCCCGTCATCCGCGCTATAACACGGTGCACACGACCGGACGTACCGAAGCAGAGATCCTGGCGCAGATCGCCCGGCAATTCTGGGAGATACCCACGGAAAGGGTGCTGCTGGAGTGTAAATCGACTAACTGCGGTGAAAATGCGCGCTTCACCCGTCAAATGATTGAGGTTACCGGATTACCCGCTACCGACATCGCAGTGGTACAAGATCCCACCATGCAGCGCCGGACGATGGCCACGTTTGCCCATGCCTGGCAGAGGATGGAAGCGCCACGCTGGGTGAGCTATCCCGGTTTTGTGCCGCAACTCTACAACAGCGATCGCGGGCTTGCATTAGTCGACAAAGAGAAGGGGCTGTGGCCAGTTGAGCGTTTTTTATCGCTGATTTCAGGTGAAATCCCGCGCCTGCGCGATGACGCCGGGGGGTACGGTCCTCGTGGCAAAGGATTTATATCCCACGTCACGATCCCGGCCGACATCGAGCAGGCGTGGCAAACGCTTAAAGAGGATGTATTGCTGACTGATGCGCTAAAAAGTCGTTCTCTACGGTAA
- a CDS encoding MFS transporter translates to MRLPGRDPYAPREWAAHEKPMLLGSPSTPLHSTPKRVAYGIVGLLVCLTGALGNAVVTANLQNLQGTFAAWSTEIAWLPTVYVMTNVSINLLLVKFRQQYGLRAFTEGFLVLYVLVTFFHLFVNDLSSALMVRAAHGMVAAALSSLGIYYQIQAWPARHRLKALTIGITGSSLAIPLARLFSSDLLQLDEWRGLYFFELGLALISLAAVILLKLPPGDRKKVFEKKDFLTFILLAPGIALLCAVLSLGRLEWWFETPWIGWALAGAVVLIIPAMVFEHNRQNPLLNTRWLSSGSILRLGLIMLLIRIVLAEQNTGVIGWLQYVGLQNEQMTSLAWAIFAGIVCGIIASCLTIKPQRLAWPILTALALMIVASWLDSHSTSLTRPNQLLFSQFLLGFASAFFLAPAMLAGIGGVIAEPRNLVSFSVLFGMSQNIGGLLGSAILGTFQTWREKYHSSLLADQLTTLNPLVNERLQLYSQMYNRLIGDSNLLNVQAGQLLQNASAVEANILAYNDTYLLTATIAAATMLWIFWRLLRLHLTARMALKRTTGTK, encoded by the coding sequence ATGCGCCTGCCAGGACGTGACCCCTACGCGCCGCGCGAGTGGGCCGCTCATGAAAAACCCATGTTACTCGGCTCGCCTTCGACGCCGCTACACAGTACGCCAAAAAGGGTTGCCTACGGAATAGTGGGCCTGCTGGTCTGTTTGACCGGCGCGCTGGGCAATGCGGTGGTGACCGCTAATCTGCAAAATTTGCAGGGAACCTTTGCCGCATGGTCGACAGAAATTGCCTGGCTGCCGACGGTCTACGTGATGACCAATGTCTCCATTAACCTGCTGCTGGTGAAATTTCGCCAGCAATACGGTCTGCGTGCCTTTACTGAAGGGTTTCTGGTGCTGTATGTACTGGTTACCTTCTTTCACCTCTTCGTGAATGACTTAAGTTCAGCCCTTATGGTGCGTGCGGCGCACGGCATGGTTGCAGCCGCCTTAAGTTCCTTAGGGATTTATTATCAAATTCAGGCCTGGCCCGCGCGTCATCGTCTCAAAGCATTAACGATTGGTATTACAGGCTCCTCGCTGGCAATCCCGCTGGCACGTCTGTTCTCCAGTGATTTACTCCAGCTGGATGAGTGGCGCGGACTTTATTTTTTCGAACTGGGGCTGGCGCTGATTTCACTGGCCGCGGTGATATTACTCAAACTGCCGCCGGGCGATCGTAAAAAAGTCTTTGAGAAAAAAGATTTTCTTACGTTTATTCTGCTGGCACCCGGCATCGCCCTGCTCTGCGCGGTGCTGTCTCTCGGACGCCTGGAGTGGTGGTTTGAGACGCCGTGGATTGGCTGGGCGCTTGCCGGTGCAGTGGTATTGATTATCCCGGCCATGGTGTTTGAACATAACCGGCAGAATCCGCTACTTAACACCCGCTGGCTTTCAAGCGGCAGTATTTTACGTCTTGGACTGATTATGCTGTTGATCCGCATCGTGCTGGCAGAACAGAACACTGGCGTGATTGGCTGGCTACAGTATGTCGGGCTGCAAAACGAACAAATGACCAGCCTGGCATGGGCGATTTTCGCCGGTATCGTCTGCGGCATTATTGCCAGTTGTCTCACCATTAAACCTCAGCGGCTGGCGTGGCCTATTCTCACAGCGCTGGCGCTGATGATTGTCGCCTCCTGGCTCGACAGTCACTCCACCAGTCTTACGCGCCCGAATCAACTGCTGTTTAGTCAGTTTCTCCTCGGATTTGCCAGCGCCTTTTTCCTCGCCCCTGCCATGCTTGCCGGGATCGGCGGTGTCATTGCTGAACCACGTAATCTGGTGAGCTTCTCCGTATTATTCGGCATGAGCCAGAACATTGGCGGCCTGTTGGGATCGGCGATCCTTGGTACCTTCCAGACCTGGCGGGAGAAGTATCATTCCAGCCTGCTCGCCGATCAGTTAACGACGCTCAATCCGCTGGTTAACGAACGTCTGCAATTGTACAGCCAGATGTATAACCGGCTGATTGGCGACAGTAATTTGCTCAACGTGCAGGCCGGTCAGCTTCTACAAAATGCGTCAGCGGTTGAGGCAAATATTCTGGCTTATAACGATACTTACCTGCTAACGGCAACCATTGCCGCCGCGACGATGCTGTGGATTTTCTGGCGGCTGTTGCGCCTGCACCTTACTGCACGGATGGCCCTTAAGCGGACGACAGGAACAAAATAA